A window of Nitrospiria bacterium genomic DNA:
TACTGCCGCTCCGAAATGAGGCGGATTCCGATGTGAAACTCAAGTGCCGGAGGCAAGACCTCTTCGGGCCCCGCGCGGGCCACGATACGCTGAACGTCCGAATCGCTGCCCAACAGCCAGAGGACGGGGGTTTTCAGATCCGAACCTGTCAAAAGACGATGAACCGCTCCAATGGTACCGTTTAGGTCTTGCTTGGAGAGAGGCCCAAACCACCGGGCGTTAATCATGGCCTGGATATCGAAGTAGGGGAGCGATGCGGTCATCTGGCGCTCCGGCCACAGCCGTTTGATCAGGGGGCTCTGACGGAAACGCGTCCTCGCGCCGGATGCGTCGGTGAAACTCTGCATCATTCGGGCGGACTCTTTCGGAGAGACCGAAGGGGCCACGATCCGTTTCGGGTCATCATCGACCAGAGGCGGCGAATCGCCGATGATCGATTTCAGATACTCTTCGTCCCCGATAAACAACGCGCCGAGCTGCTCCGGCCGTTCGAAACCGAGCGCGCTCATCTCGGGCGCCGCAACCGGATCACTCCACTGACGGGCGAATTGTTCCTCGGATACCGGTCCCCGGGCCTTCCGGGTTCCTACCATCATCATGTCCCCCCCGATCCCGTTCCACAGTGAACAGTCCTCGAACGCATCGCAGAAGGCGCGGAGGACGGCCTTGGCGCTGACCTCCGTGAGTGATTTTAAGGGCAACCAATACGTGACGATCCCTCCCTCGGCCAGGCGGTCATGAATCAGCTGGAAGTACTCGCGCGTATAAAGATTGACGACACCGGCGTTCTCCGGAGGAGGGGGTTCGGCCGTGATGAGGTCGAAATGCTGGTCGGTCGTCTGGAGAAAGTAGCGCCCGTCTTCGATGTGAACGCGAACCCGCGGATCATGGAGGGGATTGTCCGCGTTGTTCGGGTAAACGACGTCGCTCATCTCCAGGACGGCACGGGAAATGTCCACCACATCGATGGTCTCAAGGCTCTTCGAATCCGTCATGGCTTTTGCCGTGTTGCCGACCCCGTAACAGATCAGAAGGGCCCGTTTGAGGTTTGGATGAACGGCCATGGGCCAGTAGACGTAAAGCTTCATGTAGCGGCGTGATTGAGACTCCGTTCCGGACATCGCGGACGAATTGGTGAGCAAGGTATAGGACATCGGCCTCCCCAGCAGCCGGGTCTCCAGGAAGCTGATGGTCTCGGTAAGGCTCTCCCGAGTCGCCGCGACGCGGCTGGAAGCTTCCTGATCGATCTTAAGATATCGATTCCAGGCCGCCTCTCGCTTAAGATACCGATTTTCAGAAAACCGGAGATGATGCTTCTCCATCGATCCAAAAGGAAACAGGAGGGCACTCAAGAGGAACAGGGCCGCGGTTGCGTATGTGATCCGACGCGGGAAGGAAGTTTTGGCCAGCAATAGTGCACCGATGGCCCCGTAAAGCAGGGCGATCAGAAAAAACGATTTCTCCATTCCCAAGACGGGGAGTAAAACGAATCCGCCGACCAGCGACCCGAGCGCGGCGCCTACGGTATTGACAAACGTCAGGGTGCCCGTGGTCTCGGTCTCGGAAGCCAGGTCGTTCCGCAGAGCGGCGCCGACCAGTGTGAAGAAGACCCCCGAAAGGAAGGAGACGGGAAACATGAGGGGCGCGCCGACGGCCAGGATATCGACCGTCTTGCTGATGACGTAAGACGAGTCGGCGAAAGGCCTAAGCACCCATGGAAAAACGGCATAGGAAATCACACAAAGGAAGCCGGCCAAAAATGCGATTGAGGCTGTAAACCGATAGGCATCGAGCGAGAGACGCAGCCACTGCGAAGCGGCCAAGCCGCCCAGTCCGATCCCCAGGAGAACAAGTCCCAGCATGAGCGCAAAGGCCACCGAGTGGCCTAAAACAAAAAGCAAGAGGAAGCGGAACCAAACGACCTCCAGGGCCAAAAGGCAGAGCCCGGAAAGACAGGCTGCGGCCAGCCAGTGCTTTCCGGTAAGCGCCGTGGCGCGCCGGCCCGCGTTGACGGACGATAAGGACAAACGCGGGGTCTTCAATGAAAGCCCGGCCGCCGCGACGGCAGCCGTTAGGTTCGAGCCGCTGGCCAGAATGGCCGTCCCGTGAATGCCGAGGGCGCCGATGAGATAGATCTCGCCAAGAACCACCGCGATTACGGCTCCCATGGTGTTCCATCCATAAAGTCTTCCCAGCACAGAGCCGAAGTTGGTGTCGTAAGCCATGAGGGCCTTTGTGAGCAAGGGCAGCGTCACCCCCATGGCGGTGGATGGGATGAGCAACAGGCAAAATGCGACCAGGAGCCGAATGGGATTCAAGAGCCACGGGTTTTCCAACAGCGGATGGAGCCAAGGCGCCAGGAACGCTCCAATGAATGGAAACTGATAGACGAGCCCCAGACCCGTCAGCGCGACGGCTGCTTCAGCGAACGCATAGATACGAATCGGGCTTCTAAATCCCGCGCCGTACCGTGCGGCCATTGCGTTTCCCAGCGCGAGCCCGCCCATGAA
This region includes:
- a CDS encoding spermidine synthase, which translates into the protein MTALLCTIFFISGASALIFEMLWFHQAGLAFGNSVWASSLVLSGFMGGLALGNAMAARYGAGFRSPIRIYAFAEAAVALTGLGLVYQFPFIGAFLAPWLHPLLENPWLLNPIRLLVAFCLLLIPSTAMGVTLPLLTKALMAYDTNFGSVLGRLYGWNTMGAVIAVVLGEIYLIGALGIHGTAILASGSNLTAAVAAAGLSLKTPRLSLSSVNAGRRATALTGKHWLAAACLSGLCLLALEVVWFRFLLLFVLGHSVAFALMLGLVLLGIGLGGLAASQWLRLSLDAYRFTASIAFLAGFLCVISYAVFPWVLRPFADSSYVISKTVDILAVGAPLMFPVSFLSGVFFTLVGAALRNDLASETETTGTLTFVNTVGAALGSLVGGFVLLPVLGMEKSFFLIALLYGAIGALLLAKTSFPRRITYATAALFLLSALLFPFGSMEKHHLRFSENRYLKREAAWNRYLKIDQEASSRVAATRESLTETISFLETRLLGRPMSYTLLTNSSAMSGTESQSRRYMKLYVYWPMAVHPNLKRALLICYGVGNTAKAMTDSKSLETIDVVDISRAVLEMSDVVYPNNADNPLHDPRVRVHIEDGRYFLQTTDQHFDLITAEPPPPENAGVVNLYTREYFQLIHDRLAEGGIVTYWLPLKSLTEVSAKAVLRAFCDAFEDCSLWNGIGGDMMMVGTRKARGPVSEEQFARQWSDPVAAPEMSALGFERPEQLGALFIGDEEYLKSIIGDSPPLVDDDPKRIVAPSVSPKESARMMQSFTDASGARTRFRQSPLIKRLWPERQMTASLPYFDIQAMINARWFGPLSKQDLNGTIGAVHRLLTGSDLKTPVLWLLGSDSDVQRIVARAGPEEVLPPALEFHIGIRLISERQYAAAVEALGRTEQVPEFQELAFRLRIYALCMSGRTRQAQQLAEEHLVKIFTANGMDRKSMDKVRLEPFWSWMKQAFGIDPLKSV